The following proteins are co-located in the Pseudomonas sp. DY-1 genome:
- a CDS encoding MbcA/ParS/Xre antitoxin family protein, with product MSIPVGHVIPDLQSGEAGRVALKFFFNLMDKWGCTKEQQRTLLGSIGNTTYFSYKKLPSVRLPHDTLERISYLMGIHKSLRILFSNQEARAYEWVHKPNSAAPFNGRSALEYMLGGQVVDVADVRRYLDGVRG from the coding sequence ATGAGCATTCCCGTCGGCCATGTCATTCCGGACCTTCAGAGCGGCGAAGCCGGCCGTGTGGCCCTGAAGTTCTTCTTCAACCTGATGGACAAGTGGGGTTGCACCAAGGAACAGCAGCGCACGCTGCTGGGCTCCATCGGTAACACCACCTACTTCAGCTACAAGAAGCTGCCCAGTGTGCGCCTGCCCCACGACACGCTGGAGCGCATCTCCTACCTGATGGGCATCCACAAGTCCCTGCGCATCCTCTTCAGCAACCAGGAGGCGCGAGCCTACGAGTGGGTGCACAAGCCCAACAGCGCCGCACCCTTCAACGGCCGTAGTGCCCTGGAGTACATGCTTGGCGGTCAGGTGGTGGATGTTGCCGATGTGCGTCGTTACCTCGATGGAGTGCGCGGCTGA
- a CDS encoding RES family NAD+ phosphorylase encodes MTQELLVERIPDWNKAYRLVNSAFPPISVFEDTLDPADLELAFAIEAMTNDRLRDQVGEISRVAAKDRVSGTGATVVMAVFTHIGRSSRFTDGSFGVYYCASSIDAAIAETRYHQERFWRATQEESIEVTLRAYVNKVVQPMLDVRDRTELHDPDPASYATSQVFAGLHRNEGKWGLLYNSVRLRGHECVAAFRPPALTLPVQGAHFRYIWDGRTQSFSCVMKMSPVG; translated from the coding sequence ATGACCCAGGAGTTGCTGGTGGAACGGATTCCTGACTGGAACAAGGCCTATCGCCTGGTCAACAGCGCCTTCCCGCCGATATCCGTATTCGAAGACACTCTCGATCCTGCTGACCTCGAGTTAGCCTTCGCCATCGAGGCGATGACCAACGACCGCCTGCGCGACCAGGTCGGGGAGATTTCCCGTGTCGCCGCAAAGGACCGTGTCAGCGGCACTGGCGCCACAGTGGTCATGGCCGTGTTCACCCATATCGGCCGCAGCAGTCGCTTCACTGATGGCAGCTTCGGTGTCTATTACTGCGCCAGCTCGATCGACGCCGCCATCGCCGAGACCCGCTACCACCAGGAACGCTTCTGGCGTGCCACCCAGGAGGAGAGCATAGAGGTCACCCTGCGTGCCTACGTCAACAAGGTGGTCCAGCCGATGCTCGATGTACGTGACCGCACGGAACTGCACGACCCCGACCCGGCGAGCTACGCCACCAGCCAGGTCTTCGCCGGGCTGCACCGCAACGAGGGCAAGTGGGGCTTGCTGTACAACAGCGTGCGCCTGCGGGGGCATGAGTGCGTGGCGGCTTTCCGTCCGCCAGCACTGACGCTTCCGGTACAGGGAGCGCACTTCCGCTACATCTGGGATGGCCGCACGCAGAGCTTTTCCTGCGTGATGAAGATGAGCCCCGTCGGCTGA
- a CDS encoding response regulator produces MKGLALPMRIMVVDDDPWLSDLLKQMIHASRPTAEVDTFDRVQDALDAWELGRYQLVLADWNLPDGTGIELLQHIRDEDLEIPLVVVTGRSDRESVLEVRKLGISAYISKPFDIPSVMTRIEALLPKDESAPEQSLGDGDLDGYLSRLSAIDLDLPLLSTVKERLQQAFNGVPVDFRELTAQWQHDPAICAYLISAASSAAYSSTAQPCHSLAEALKRLGGRTALNLAIAVALRQASTSDDPLIGLMMEEQFAASERLAERVVGLARQGSLDPAPFHAAALLHRIGELCVLYQAQRWGSQGNHVDDNKLLSAIKTYGRSFAIALKAHWALPMGLRELIGAVYALPQSHFRRELVVMRLAAALGSGESPEAIERLKALAGIS; encoded by the coding sequence ATGAAAGGACTGGCATTACCTATGCGCATTATGGTCGTGGACGACGATCCCTGGCTGTCTGATCTGCTCAAGCAAATGATCCATGCATCCCGGCCGACAGCTGAGGTGGACACATTTGATCGTGTGCAGGATGCACTGGATGCATGGGAGCTGGGGCGTTACCAGTTGGTACTGGCTGACTGGAATCTGCCCGATGGCACGGGTATCGAGCTACTCCAGCACATTCGTGATGAGGACCTGGAGATACCGCTGGTGGTCGTTACCGGGCGCTCGGACCGCGAAAGTGTGCTGGAGGTGAGAAAGCTCGGGATCAGTGCCTACATATCCAAACCCTTCGATATTCCTTCGGTGATGACCAGGATCGAGGCCCTCCTGCCAAAGGACGAGTCCGCGCCCGAGCAGTCCCTTGGCGACGGTGACCTGGATGGCTACTTGAGTCGCCTGTCGGCTATCGATCTGGACCTGCCATTACTGTCCACGGTCAAGGAGCGGCTTCAACAGGCGTTCAACGGGGTACCGGTGGATTTTCGCGAACTGACTGCCCAGTGGCAGCATGATCCGGCGATCTGTGCCTACCTGATCTCCGCCGCCAGTAGCGCGGCCTATAGCAGCACGGCGCAGCCTTGCCACAGCCTGGCGGAAGCGCTGAAGCGCCTGGGTGGGCGGACGGCCTTGAACCTTGCCATTGCCGTGGCCCTGCGTCAGGCGTCTACGTCGGATGATCCTTTGATCGGATTGATGATGGAGGAGCAGTTTGCAGCTTCTGAGCGTCTGGCCGAGCGTGTAGTGGGTCTCGCCCGGCAGGGCAGTCTCGATCCTGCGCCATTCCATGCCGCAGCGTTGCTGCACCGGATTGGTGAGCTGTGCGTGCTCTATCAGGCTCAGCGCTGGGGCAGTCAGGGTAATCATGTCGACGACAACAAACTCTTGTCGGCGATCAAGACCTATGGACGCTCGTTTGCGATTGCCCTGAAGGCTCACTGGGCCCTGCCGATGGGCCTGCGTGAGTTGATCGGTGCCGTTTACGCCCTGCCTCAGTCCCATTTCCGCCGGGAGTTGGTTGTCATGCGTCTGGCGGCAGCGCTCGGTAGCGGAGAGTCGCCGGAGGCGATTGAACGTCTCAAGGCGCTGGCGGGCATTTCTTGA
- a CDS encoding TetR/AcrR family transcriptional regulator translates to MLDATTTRPSRYLENRHLALALFAEQGYGQVSMRDLAAQLGIKAGSIYYHVESKEALLFEFIEELYEQLLDNAALATRRHRDPAACLAALIDAHLALHQPMGLHFRLAELEARCLSGERLEQARTLRQAYEAALLEPLQQLAGHPLDAAGRGAVASIVSLLNQLPAWLDASGLPAEQGLELMKRMVLGSVHGAMRLP, encoded by the coding sequence ATGCTCGACGCCACGACCACCCGCCCCTCCCGCTATCTGGAAAACCGTCACCTGGCATTGGCTCTGTTCGCCGAGCAAGGCTACGGCCAGGTGAGCATGCGCGACCTGGCGGCACAGCTGGGAATCAAGGCAGGCTCCATCTACTACCATGTGGAAAGCAAGGAAGCGCTGCTGTTCGAGTTCATCGAAGAACTCTACGAGCAGTTGCTGGACAATGCCGCCCTGGCCACCCGACGACACCGCGACCCGGCCGCGTGCCTGGCCGCGCTGATCGATGCCCACCTCGCCCTGCATCAGCCCATGGGCCTGCACTTTCGCCTCGCCGAACTGGAAGCCCGCTGCCTATCCGGCGAGCGCCTGGAACAGGCCCGCACACTGCGCCAGGCCTATGAAGCCGCCCTGCTGGAACCCTTGCAGCAACTGGCCGGCCACCCGTTGGATGCCGCCGGACGCGGTGCCGTAGCCAGCATCGTGTCACTGCTCAACCAGTTGCCTGCCTGGCTGGACGCCAGCGGCCTGCCGGCTGAACAAGGGCTGGAGTTGATGAAGCGGATGGTACTGGGCAGCGTGCACGGTGCCATGCGCCTGCCCTGA
- a CDS encoding PAS domain S-box protein, translating to MKKRFLDLIPSTAVTATFVAGIAVTSLVTDWLQEHNRAQTEAALTRAVERTSQAVTNRMHIYQFGLRGARGAIQVVGEDQITRSLFHTYGRTRNVESEFPGARGFGFIRRVPAVEEAAFLERARADGKPDFSIRQLTPHDGERFVIQYIEPVERNLAAVGLDIASEQNRRAAAEAAIRTGEARLTGPITLVQATGKPLQSFLFLMPIYRTAVTPASEADRLSQSFGWSYAPLSIEEVLTGLPLPSEGVRLLLRDVTDPNAPVQFYERPQVDSSDVELMRTHVSQDVFGRRWNIELVAYPRFARELNQTSPRTAFGVGGLLTLLLSTLVGVLGVSRRRRADVLSEQAKLAAIVENSNDGIIGQNLDGIVTAWNRGAEKIFGFNSDEVIGRPLAGLILPLDLAEEERALLKSTGRGERIEHFETRRLHKDGRQLNVSVTVSPICDESGAVIGASKTVRDISLQKQAEARILELNAGLEHQVAERTTELRELNLLLGNVLNSASQVSIIATDLNGIITVFNSGAEQLLGYRADEMIGVRTPNILHVLEEVEQRGEELSQEYGEKIEGFRVFVHKPELEGAEAREWTYIRKDGTHFSVTLVATAMRDSEGKLAGYLGIAIDTSQRKEAEQRLADSLAVTRTILDTAVNPIISIDQSGVIQSCNHATEKVFGYQPDELIGQNVRILMPESFSRDHDQYHDAFRDRDAAGEVGINREVEAHRKDGSVFPVEISLGAMQIGGQPMVVGVLFDISEQRRQRDAIASARDQLALASDVAKLGVWSWTPDDDCLQWNDRMFEIYEQPMSLRDSGLNYQHWLERLHSDDAADSVERLQGLVDGRGAFETMFRLTLPSGEVRYVQAAARIERASDTGRQKVTGINRDITEEHELQSRLFFAKEQADAASAAKSAFLANMSHEIRTPMNAVLGMLHLVQSTELSTRQLDYIRKAHGAAKSLLGLLNDILDYSKIEAGKLQLDLHAFELEGLMTDLAVVLGGNQGGKDVEVLFDLDASLPKVLMGDSLRLQQILINLAGNALKFTERGQVTVSLRELARRGARIKLRVSVSDTGIGISEEQLGRIFEGFNQAETSISRRYGGTGLGLVICKRLVELMGGTLQVESRLGEGSRFWFEVELGVVESVDSLPTDPASDLDLRVLVVDDNVAARELLARTATELGWEADQACGGREALSRVASAAAEGRPFDVVLMDWRMPDVDGLAAAYMLREAAGDALPPLVVMITAYGREVLADIQQDGRAPFAAFLTKPVTPQQLAATLRSVVTGQQVLSEGAPIRAEGRLWGMKLLVVEDNALNRQVAQELLQGEGADVSLAEGGHQGVDAVLLGTQRFDAVLMDIQMPDMDGLEATRLIRQSPLHKTLPIIAMTANASTSEREACLAAGMNEHVGKPVDLERLVTVLRQSLCGGQAAPASEGTAHATEIESAEGVLRRFGGNLVLLRRVLGNFAGDMSNQMARLEQMAKAADTRGVLMQLHTLKGSAGTMGASGLSARAAALEQELKKADETEAQAFMADTGWLLELGGLLARSDAELKALFAASGDQAQSEIVEVGNGNDWQRTLKQLQELLASGNLLAIERTEALEATVPARCREVYDDLRRAVESLDFRAARVLSEKLINALEGA from the coding sequence TTGAAAAAGCGTTTCCTGGATCTCATTCCGAGTACGGCCGTCACAGCGACCTTTGTGGCCGGAATAGCCGTCACGTCCCTGGTCACTGACTGGTTGCAGGAGCATAACCGCGCACAGACAGAGGCTGCTCTGACCAGGGCGGTCGAGCGCACCAGCCAGGCCGTGACCAACCGCATGCACATCTACCAGTTCGGTCTGCGTGGTGCGCGGGGTGCCATACAGGTAGTTGGCGAAGACCAGATTACCCGCAGTCTGTTCCACACCTACGGTCGGACGCGTAACGTGGAGAGCGAGTTTCCCGGGGCTCGCGGATTTGGCTTCATTCGGCGCGTTCCTGCTGTGGAAGAGGCAGCGTTCCTGGAACGGGCGCGGGCCGATGGCAAGCCGGATTTCTCCATTCGCCAGTTGACGCCCCATGATGGTGAACGCTTCGTCATCCAATACATTGAGCCCGTGGAGCGCAACCTGGCCGCAGTCGGGCTGGATATTGCCTCAGAGCAAAATCGGCGGGCGGCCGCCGAAGCGGCTATCCGCACCGGAGAGGCGCGTCTAACTGGCCCCATTACCCTGGTCCAGGCGACCGGAAAGCCACTTCAGTCCTTTCTCTTCCTGATGCCCATCTACCGGACGGCGGTCACGCCGGCATCCGAGGCAGATCGGCTGTCGCAGAGTTTCGGCTGGAGCTATGCCCCGCTGTCGATCGAGGAAGTGCTCACTGGCCTGCCGCTGCCGTCCGAGGGCGTCAGACTGCTGCTCCGTGACGTGACCGACCCTAACGCGCCAGTTCAGTTCTACGAACGTCCGCAGGTTGATAGCAGTGACGTGGAGCTGATGCGCACCCACGTTTCCCAAGATGTATTCGGGCGGCGCTGGAACATTGAACTGGTGGCCTATCCCCGTTTCGCCCGTGAGTTGAATCAGACCTCGCCCCGAACTGCTTTCGGCGTCGGGGGACTGCTTACCCTGCTGCTCTCCACCCTGGTCGGGGTCCTGGGCGTCAGCCGCAGGCGTCGCGCCGATGTGCTGTCGGAGCAGGCCAAGCTCGCGGCCATCGTCGAGAACTCCAATGACGGAATCATCGGCCAGAACCTGGACGGCATTGTGACCGCCTGGAACCGTGGTGCTGAGAAGATATTTGGTTTCAACAGCGACGAGGTGATTGGTCGGCCCCTGGCGGGGCTCATCCTGCCCCTTGACCTCGCTGAAGAAGAACGGGCGCTGCTCAAGAGCACGGGGCGGGGCGAGCGCATCGAGCACTTCGAAACTCGCCGCCTGCACAAGGATGGCCGGCAGCTGAACGTTTCTGTGACCGTCTCACCGATCTGTGACGAGAGCGGCGCGGTGATCGGTGCCTCCAAGACCGTGCGCGACATTTCCCTGCAGAAGCAGGCTGAGGCCCGGATCCTGGAACTCAATGCCGGCTTGGAGCATCAGGTCGCCGAACGCACAACGGAGCTGCGCGAACTCAACCTGCTGCTGGGCAATGTGCTGAACTCCGCGTCACAGGTGTCCATCATCGCCACTGACCTGAACGGCATCATCACCGTTTTCAACAGCGGAGCGGAGCAACTGCTGGGCTACCGTGCCGATGAGATGATCGGTGTTCGGACGCCCAACATTCTCCACGTGCTGGAGGAGGTTGAGCAGCGCGGCGAGGAGCTGAGTCAGGAGTATGGCGAGAAAATCGAAGGCTTCCGCGTCTTCGTCCATAAGCCTGAACTGGAAGGGGCAGAGGCGAGGGAGTGGACCTACATACGCAAGGACGGCACACACTTCAGCGTTACCCTGGTCGCGACTGCAATGCGTGACTCCGAGGGAAAACTGGCCGGCTATCTCGGCATTGCCATCGACACCAGTCAGCGCAAGGAGGCAGAGCAGAGGCTGGCTGACAGCCTGGCCGTGACACGCACCATCCTGGATACCGCGGTCAACCCTATCATCAGCATCGACCAGAGCGGCGTCATTCAATCCTGCAATCACGCCACGGAAAAGGTCTTCGGTTACCAGCCCGACGAACTCATCGGGCAGAACGTACGCATCCTGATGCCGGAGTCTTTCAGTCGCGACCACGACCAGTATCACGATGCTTTCCGTGACCGAGACGCCGCCGGGGAAGTTGGCATCAATCGCGAGGTGGAAGCCCATCGCAAGGACGGCAGCGTCTTCCCGGTGGAGATCAGCCTGGGCGCCATGCAAATAGGCGGGCAGCCCATGGTGGTGGGCGTGCTCTTCGACATTTCCGAGCAGCGCCGGCAGCGCGACGCTATCGCTTCCGCTCGTGACCAGTTGGCCCTGGCCTCCGATGTGGCGAAGCTCGGGGTCTGGTCCTGGACACCCGATGATGATTGCCTGCAATGGAACGACCGGATGTTCGAAATCTACGAACAACCGATGTCTCTCAGGGACAGTGGGCTGAATTACCAGCATTGGCTGGAGCGTTTGCACTCTGACGATGCCGCCGACAGCGTCGAGCGACTCCAGGGGCTGGTAGACGGTCGCGGCGCCTTTGAGACAATGTTCCGACTGACGTTGCCCAGCGGCGAAGTGCGTTACGTGCAGGCGGCTGCGCGGATCGAACGCGCTTCCGATACCGGACGGCAGAAAGTCACGGGCATTAACCGCGATATCACGGAGGAGCATGAACTGCAGTCGCGCCTGTTCTTCGCCAAGGAACAGGCCGACGCGGCCAGCGCCGCCAAGAGTGCCTTCCTGGCCAACATGAGCCATGAGATCCGTACTCCCATGAACGCCGTGCTCGGCATGCTGCACCTGGTTCAGTCCACCGAGTTGAGTACTCGCCAGCTCGATTACATCCGCAAGGCCCACGGTGCGGCAAAATCCCTGCTGGGTTTGCTCAACGACATTCTCGACTATTCCAAGATCGAGGCAGGCAAGCTGCAGCTCGACCTTCATGCGTTCGAGCTGGAGGGGCTGATGACAGACCTGGCAGTGGTGTTGGGGGGCAACCAGGGCGGGAAGGATGTCGAAGTGCTATTCGACCTGGATGCATCGTTGCCCAAGGTCCTGATGGGGGACAGCCTGCGCCTGCAACAGATCCTCATCAATCTGGCGGGCAATGCGTTGAAGTTCACCGAACGGGGGCAGGTCACGGTAAGCCTGCGCGAACTCGCTCGCCGGGGCGCGCGGATTAAGCTGCGGGTTTCGGTCAGCGATACCGGTATCGGCATCAGCGAAGAACAGCTCGGGCGTATCTTCGAAGGTTTCAACCAGGCAGAAACGTCCATCAGCCGACGCTACGGCGGAACCGGCCTGGGCCTGGTGATCTGCAAACGGCTGGTCGAGCTCATGGGCGGGACCTTGCAGGTGGAAAGTCGGTTGGGCGAAGGCAGCCGATTCTGGTTCGAAGTGGAATTGGGCGTGGTGGAAAGCGTCGATTCCTTGCCCACGGACCCGGCGAGTGACCTGGACTTGCGCGTCCTGGTGGTGGACGACAACGTGGCTGCCCGCGAGCTACTGGCCCGGACCGCCACCGAGCTGGGCTGGGAAGCGGACCAGGCGTGCGGCGGGCGTGAAGCGTTGTCGCGCGTGGCCTCTGCTGCCGCGGAAGGTCGCCCATTTGACGTCGTCCTGATGGACTGGCGCATGCCCGATGTCGACGGACTGGCCGCTGCTTACATGCTGCGAGAGGCGGCGGGTGATGCGCTGCCGCCCCTTGTGGTGATGATCACGGCATACGGTCGCGAAGTGCTTGCGGACATCCAGCAGGATGGCCGGGCTCCCTTCGCCGCGTTCCTGACCAAACCTGTCACGCCGCAACAACTTGCCGCCACTTTGCGCAGTGTCGTGACCGGGCAACAGGTACTGTCTGAAGGCGCACCAATTCGCGCGGAAGGTCGCCTATGGGGTATGAAACTATTGGTGGTCGAAGATAACGCGCTCAATCGACAAGTGGCCCAGGAACTGCTGCAAGGTGAGGGGGCCGACGTTTCCCTGGCTGAAGGCGGCCATCAGGGGGTCGATGCCGTCTTGCTAGGGACGCAAAGATTCGATGCCGTGCTGATGGATATCCAGATGCCCGATATGGATGGTCTGGAAGCTACTCGCCTGATCCGCCAGAGCCCGCTTCACAAGACGTTGCCCATTATTGCCATGACCGCCAATGCCTCGACTTCCGAGCGTGAGGCGTGCCTGGCTGCTGGGATGAATGAACATGTGGGCAAGCCCGTGGACCTGGAAAGACTGGTGACCGTGTTGAGGCAGTCGCTGTGTGGGGGGCAGGCCGCCCCCGCTTCTGAAGGTACTGCACACGCAACGGAGATTGAGTCCGCTGAAGGCGTGCTCAGGAGATTTGGTGGAAATCTAGTGCTGTTGCGGCGTGTGTTGGGCAACTTCGCCGGGGATATGAGTAATCAAATGGCCCGTCTGGAGCAAATGGCGAAGGCTGCCGACACACGGGGCGTGCTGATGCAACTGCATACGCTCAAGGGAAGCGCTGGAACCATGGGCGCCAGTGGTCTCTCTGCCCGCGCGGCGGCGCTGGAGCAGGAGCTCAAAAAAGCCGATGAGACCGAGGCGCAGGCGTTCATGGCCGACACCGGCTGGCTGCTGGAACTGGGAGGTCTGCTGGCTCGTAGCGATGCTGAACTCAAGGCGCTCTTCGCGGCTTCTGGCGATCAGGCGCAGAGCGAGATTGTGGAGGTCGGCAACGGGAACGACTGGCAGCGCACTCTCAAACAGTTGCAGGAGCTGCTCGCCAGCGGCAATCTCCTGGCCATCGAACGGACCGAAGCCCTCGAAGCCACGGTTCCAGCCCGCTGCAGGGAGGTCTACGACGATCTGCGGCGGGCTGTCGAATCCCTGGATTTTCGTGCTGCCAGGGTGTTGAGCGAGAAACTCATAAATGCGTTGGAAGGGGCTTGA
- a CDS encoding diguanylate cyclase domain-containing protein encodes MEKGSYASRVKPRLLLVDDQPLNIRALSELFRFDHEIYMATDGEQAIELAERLHPDLVLLDVVMPGIDGYEVCRRLKSSPITVDIPIIFVSAMGEEEDEARGLEMGAVDYIGKPFHPGIARARVKTHLTLKLQSDRLRNLATLDGLTGIPNRRAFDQRLAAAWNQSCRDAGWLGLILIDIDYFKRFNDHYGHLMGDECLCRVAAALENAIRRPFDMVARYGGEEFICILPGTNLNGAATVATQLAASVRDMQIPHAQSAVADSVTISQGVVSLMPVIGQDPTQLVSLADKALYKAKEDGRARFSLGEPVL; translated from the coding sequence ATGGAAAAGGGGTCCTATGCTTCAAGGGTAAAGCCCAGGCTGTTGCTGGTGGATGACCAGCCGCTCAATATTCGCGCGCTGAGCGAGTTATTCCGCTTTGACCACGAGATCTACATGGCCACGGATGGGGAACAGGCGATCGAGTTGGCCGAGAGGCTGCATCCAGACCTGGTCCTGCTCGATGTGGTCATGCCCGGTATCGATGGCTATGAAGTTTGCCGCCGGTTGAAGAGCAGCCCGATTACCGTTGATATTCCGATCATCTTCGTCAGCGCCATGGGAGAGGAGGAAGACGAGGCAAGGGGGCTCGAGATGGGGGCTGTCGACTATATCGGCAAGCCGTTCCATCCGGGAATCGCCCGTGCCCGGGTGAAGACACACCTGACCCTCAAGCTGCAGAGCGACCGGCTCCGAAACCTGGCGACGCTGGATGGCCTCACGGGGATTCCCAATCGTCGTGCGTTCGACCAGCGGCTAGCCGCGGCCTGGAACCAGTCTTGCCGTGATGCTGGATGGCTGGGACTGATCCTGATCGATATCGACTACTTCAAACGGTTCAACGACCACTACGGGCATCTGATGGGCGACGAGTGCCTGTGCAGGGTGGCCGCGGCACTCGAAAATGCGATCAGGCGGCCATTCGACATGGTCGCTCGTTATGGTGGTGAGGAATTCATCTGCATCCTGCCAGGCACCAATCTCAATGGTGCCGCCACTGTCGCGACGCAGCTGGCAGCGAGTGTCAGGGACATGCAGATCCCCCATGCCCAATCAGCGGTAGCGGACAGCGTCACGATTTCCCAGGGCGTTGTCAGCCTCATGCCTGTGATTGGCCAGGATCCGACCCAGCTTGTGTCCCTGGCGGACAAGGCACTTTACAAGGCGAAAGAGGACGGTCGCGCACGGTTCAGCTTGGGCGAGCCGGTGCTCTGA
- a CDS encoding EAL domain-containing protein, with protein MLDFAAKMGPVILIVDDQSTDLDILREAVADLGKVHVASDGQIALEVAGFCRPDLILMDIEMPGMDGFALCRALKADPKLCDAAILFVTSHTQTDNEIRALDFGGVDFIQKPLNIPVVRAHVRAHLNLRNEAKRLAYYDPLTGLPNRVLLMDRVEQALQQASRNGGKVALLLLDLDHFKSINDSVGHSVGDAILAEVAERLSGSVRRIDTVSRPGGDEFVVLLPEVTRLDAIGDFVERVLAILAAPIEICGNRYNLSTSAGVSVYPDDSDSLEALYSHADTAMYQAKRQGRNRYRFFSHALEDSTRARHLLEQHMRSALEQGIFEVFYQPKLDARDRTFCGMEALIRWRQPDGTLVSPADFIPVAEETGLIVPLGRHVLSQACKDGWSLLQTGAQVPVSVNISAVQFREDSFFEMVHGILEESALPPSLLELEITEGVLADDIAKAREVLDALKALGVRVAIDDFGTGYSSLTYLKRLPIDVLKIDQSFVRDMLDDRSDAAIIEAIVRMGQALGLELIAEGVETQRQADRLMELGCWLMQGYLYGRPMPFAQLKLLLESGSLKRA; from the coding sequence ATGCTAGATTTTGCGGCAAAGATGGGCCCGGTCATCCTGATCGTGGATGATCAATCAACTGACCTGGATATCCTTCGCGAAGCCGTGGCCGACCTTGGCAAGGTCCATGTCGCCAGCGATGGGCAGATTGCTCTCGAGGTCGCTGGGTTCTGTCGCCCCGATCTGATTCTGATGGATATCGAGATGCCCGGTATGGATGGTTTCGCACTCTGCCGGGCGCTCAAGGCCGACCCCAAACTCTGCGACGCCGCCATTCTTTTCGTCACCTCCCATACCCAGACCGACAATGAGATCCGTGCGCTGGACTTCGGAGGGGTCGACTTCATCCAGAAGCCCCTGAACATTCCGGTGGTGCGTGCGCATGTGCGCGCCCATCTCAATCTGCGCAATGAGGCCAAGCGACTGGCCTACTACGACCCGCTTACCGGCCTGCCCAACCGGGTACTGTTGATGGACCGCGTCGAGCAGGCCCTTCAGCAGGCGTCGCGAAATGGTGGCAAGGTCGCCCTGTTGCTGCTCGACCTCGATCATTTCAAGAGCATCAACGATTCAGTAGGCCACTCGGTCGGGGACGCCATCCTGGCAGAGGTCGCAGAGCGGTTGAGCGGCAGTGTCCGCCGAATCGATACCGTGAGCCGGCCTGGCGGCGACGAGTTCGTGGTCCTGCTACCCGAGGTGACGCGGCTGGATGCCATCGGCGACTTCGTCGAGCGCGTGCTTGCCATCCTCGCAGCACCGATAGAAATCTGTGGCAACCGCTACAACCTCTCCACCAGTGCGGGCGTGAGCGTCTATCCCGACGACAGCGATAGCCTGGAAGCACTCTACAGTCATGCCGACACTGCCATGTACCAGGCCAAGCGTCAGGGGCGAAACCGCTACCGCTTCTTTTCCCATGCCCTGGAGGACAGCACCCGTGCCCGGCATCTGTTGGAGCAGCACATGCGCAGCGCCCTTGAACAGGGCATTTTCGAGGTTTTCTATCAGCCCAAGCTGGATGCGCGGGATAGGACCTTCTGCGGAATGGAAGCCCTGATCCGCTGGCGCCAGCCTGACGGAACCCTTGTGTCTCCGGCGGACTTCATCCCGGTTGCCGAGGAAACCGGCTTGATCGTCCCGCTGGGCCGGCACGTCCTGTCCCAGGCCTGCAAGGACGGCTGGAGCCTGCTTCAGACGGGGGCGCAGGTACCTGTCAGCGTCAACATCTCTGCCGTGCAGTTTCGCGAGGACAGTTTCTTCGAGATGGTCCACGGGATCCTTGAAGAGTCGGCTCTTCCACCGTCCCTGCTGGAGCTGGAAATCACCGAGGGCGTACTGGCCGACGATATCGCCAAGGCACGGGAAGTGCTGGATGCCTTGAAGGCACTTGGTGTCCGGGTGGCCATCGATGACTTCGGCACCGGCTATTCCAGCCTGACGTACCTCAAGCGCTTGCCGATCGACGTGCTCAAGATCGACCAGAGCTTCGTTCGCGACATGCTGGATGACCGCAGCGATGCTGCGATCATCGAAGCCATTGTGCGGATGGGCCAGGCTTTAGGGTTGGAGCTGATCGCCGAAGGTGTTGAGACTCAACGGCAGGCAGATAGGCTCATGGAGCTGGGATGCTGGCTGATGCAGGGTTACCTCTATGGCCGTCCGATGCCATTTGCCCAACTTAAACTCCTGCTCGAATCCGGCAGCCTGAAACGGGCTTAG